A genome region from Triticum aestivum cultivar Chinese Spring chromosome 2B, IWGSC CS RefSeq v2.1, whole genome shotgun sequence includes the following:
- the LOC123046382 gene encoding vesicle-associated protein 1-3 isoform X1, protein MSSTLLRVCPSELKIPYEVKRQRSCCMQLINKTDKYVAFKVKTTNPRKYSVRHTCGILLPRSSCSVTVTMQAPRDMQLDHHCKDKFLVQSAVARDGATMRDLVPELFTRAPGRLIEEFKLRVVYIAANPPSPVPEEAEEEDASPRSEAMMGYEAKVSSAFGAASRCVDNSGAKLSCTKGASVVSTLVGEKVYTREENQKKLQQNMAFPIRDCRRGRSTPGIVGYTRDWAGPSGMKGDFVFFFSFYFSVSAT, encoded by the exons ATGAGCAGCACTCTGCTTCGGGTCTGCCCCTCCGAGCTCAAGATCCCCT ACGAGGTCAAGAGGCAGCGATCGTGCTGCATGCAGCTCATCAACAAGACCGACAAGTACGTGGCGTTCAAG GTGAAGACGACGAACCCGAGGAAGTACTCGGTGCGCCACACCTGCGGCATTCTGCTGCCCCGGAGCTCCTGCAGCGTCACAG TTACGATGCAGGCTCCCAGGGACATGCAGCTGGATCACCATTGCAAGGACAAATTCCTGGTGCAGAGCGCCGTGGCGCGGGACGGGGCCACCATGAGAGATCTCGTCCCTGAACTG TTCACCAGGGCGCCGGGTAGGTTGATCGAGGAGTTCAAGCTGCGGGTGGTTTACATTGCTGCTAATCCCCCCTCACCGGTacccgaggaggcagaggaggaggatgcATCTCCTCGGTCAGAGGCGATGATGGGCTATGAGGCGAAAGTATCATCAGCGTTCGGTGCT GCATCTAGATGCGTAGATAATTCCGGAGCTAAACTTTCATGTACCAAG GGTGCCTCTGTAGTATCGACGCTTGTTGGAGAAAAAGTATAtacaagagaagaaaatcagaaaaaACTTCAGCAAAATATG GCGTTTCCAATCAGGGATTGTCGACGTGGCAGATCAACTCCCGGGATTGTTGGCTACACACGTGATTGGGCCGGCCCATCAGGCATGAAGggagattttgttttctttttttcattttactTTTCCGTAAGTGCGACGTAA